TCGTCCGTCACTGGGCGTCGGCCAACGAGTTTCCCCTCCTGGTGTTCGGCCAACCGGAAGAGGTGGAGGCCATCGTGCTGCGCGGGCATCCCTGTCTCCTGTTCGTCGATGGGAACGGGGCCCGGCCCGAGGGGGTGAGCCTGGTCCGGCGGCTCAAGAGCGATGCCTTCACCGCCATTGTCCCGGTGACCGTCCTCGCGGCCGACCACCATCCCGAGCAGGTCCAGTCCTGGTTCGGGGCCGGATCGGACGAGGTGATCACCGGCATCTTCTCGCCGGCCGAGCAACGGGCTCGGCTCGATGCGATGCTGGTCCGGACCGAGCGCGACGTCTCGGTACATCCCTCGACCCGCCTCCCCGGGACCACCGAGATCGAGCGCGAGATCCGTCGCCGGCTGGAGTCGACCCAGGACTTCGCGGTCTGCTATGCCGACCTGGATCACTTCAAGGAGTTCAACGACCGCTACAGCTATTATGACGGCGATCGGGTGATCTATCTGCTCTCCCGCATCCTCCACGACGTGGTCAAAGGACTGCTCGGCCCCAAGGGATTCGTGGGACATATCGGGGGTGATGACTTCATCTTCGTCGTTCCCGCGGCGGAGATCAGTCCGGTCTGCAGCGAGATCCTCGACGTCTTCGACACCCTGATCCCGCTGCAGTACAACGAGCAGGACCGACGCGCCGGCTATTTCTTCGGCAAGGACCGCCGGGGCCAGCTCCACCGGGTCCCGCTCATGACGCTCTCGATCGGCATCGTCACCAACCGGCACCGCCGATTTGCACATCCGGCCCAGGTCAGCGAGCTTGCCACCGAGATGAAGAGCTACGCGAAGACATTGCCCGGCTCGGTCTTCGTGGTCGACCGTCGCCAGGGAACCAACGGCGAGGAGCGGCCCGGATCGGAATTCAGGGAGCAGCCGTGAGGATCACCAGATGAACGTGACCTGTCCCAATTGTGCGACGGTCTACCGGGTAGACCCGGTCAAAGTCCCCGATGCGGGCGTTCGGGCGCGGTGTACCGTGTGCAGCGCGGTGTTCGCGGTCCGCAGGGATTCCGCGCCGACGCCGGCGGCCAGCCAGGCAGGCACTCAGCGCGCAGCGCCGGCCCCGGCGCCACCGCCACCCCCGGTTCCTTCGGCCCCGCCGGCCGCCCCCGCGCCAGTGAGCTCCGCCGCACCCTCGGTACCCGCGCCGCCGCGCGTCGCTTCCCCGGCGCCGGCTCCCGCCCCCGCGACGGCGCCAGCGTCAGCGAGCGCGCCAGCGTCAGCGACGGCGCCACCCGCTGGGTCGCGCTCGCCCAATCTGCCGCCGCGCGCGGTGCCCAGCGCGTCCAAGCCGGCCGTCTCCTCCCGGCCAGCCGCCCCGGGCGGTCCAGCCGCTCCCGTGATGCGACCGCCGGAGCCATCTGCCGCGCCTGCCCGGTCAGCCTCGGCGCCCCCGGCTCCTTCTGCAGCCACGCCTCCTTCGCCGGCCGCTCCGCCCCAGCCGGCCACGGCGGCTCCGGCCGCCCGACCCGCTTCTTCGGGCCGTCCGGTGAATCCGTTCCTTTCCCAGGATCCGGCCCTCAAAGCCCGGCGGCTCGCCCGGGCGCTGATCTCGGACATGGTGGTCTACCATCCGGTGAAGCGGCAGGAGGGCCTGCGCGACGGGACCCTCAAACAGTTGTTCGAGGACGAGATCAAGAAGAGCTGGGAGGAATATTCCGATCAGGTCGGCCGTGACGTGGCGGAGTCCACCGGCTACTTCAAGGAAGCGCTGAACGAGATCCTCGCCGGCGGTCGCCAGATCTTCTGAGCGCCGCTATATTTCTGTTCCCCGAGCCGTTCCTCCGCCCCCTGGCGGACGAGCGGCTCGCTCGTTGGCGGCTCGCTCGTTAGCCGGCTTGCCGGTCGGCACCGGTCCTCGGTCCTCATTCCATGGAGTAGACGGCATGTCCGAACTGGTGGAAAATCTCGCGGAGCTGCATCGCCGGGTCACCGAGCTCCGAGACTTTCTTTGACCTGCCAGGCAAAGCGGAGCGCCTGAAGGCGCTCGAGGCCCAGCAGGCGGAGGCCGGGTTCTGGTCCAACGCCGACGCCGCCCGGAGCTCAGTGCAGGAGCTCAAGGCGCTGAAGGCGTGGGTGACGCCGTACGAAGAGCTGGATCAGAGCCTCCAGGGCGCATTGGAGATGGCGCAGCTGCTCGAGCTGGAGCCCGACGAGGGGATGCAGGCCGAGGTCGGCCGCGAGGCCGAGACGCTCGCCCAGCGGGTCGAGGCGTTCCAGCTGCAGGCGATGCTGCAGGGGCCGGACGACCGTCGCGACGCCCTCCTCACGATCCATCCGGGGGCGGGCGGCACCGAGTCCCAGGACTGGGCCGAGATGCTCATGCGGATGTACGTCCGGTGGGCGGAGCGGCACGGGTTTCAGGTGGCGATCCTCGATCTGCTGCCCGGCGAAGAGGCCGGGATCAAATCGGTCTCCATCGAAATCAAGGGCGAGTACGCCTACGGCTACCTCAAAGCGGAGAAGGGGGTGCATCGCCTGGTCCGGATCTCACCCTACGATTCGCAGGCCCGCCGGCATACCTCTTTCGCCTCGGTGTTCGTGTATCCCGACATCGACGACACCATCGAGATCGACCTCCGGGAGGAGGACATCAAGATGGACGTCTTCCGTGCCTCGGGGGCGGGCGGGCAGCACGTCAACAAGACGTCCTCCGCCGTGCGGCTCACCCACCTGCCCACCGGCGTCGTGGTCTCCTGCCAGCAGGAGCGGAGCCAGACCAAGAACCGCGCCACCGCCATGAAGATGTTGCGAGCCGCTATCTACCAGAAGAAGTTGGAGGAGCAGGAGGCCGCCAGGGCGGTGGTCGAGGCCACCAAGACGGACAACTCCTGGGGGAACCAGATCCGCTCCTACGTCTTCCAGCCGTACACCATGGTGAACGATCACCGAACCGAAGTGAAGATCGGTGACGTACAACGGGTGATGGACGGCGACCTGGACACCTTCATCCAGGCGTATCTCAAGCGGTTCGGAGGCAAGGCGGCGTGAGCGAGGAGATCGATCGGTCGGTCCCGGAGGAAGCCCGCCGCACCAAGCGGGCGGCGCTGGAGGCGTCGGGAGTGCCCGCCTTCGCCTACCGCTTCGATCGCTCCCACCTGGCGGCGGAGGCGCTGGCCCTCTATCAGGACGCGATGGGCGACGAGGGACCCGCCGTGTCCGTCGCCGGGCGGATCGTGGCGCTCCGGTCTCAGGGCAAGACCACGTTTCTCCACCTGGAGGACGGCTCCGGTCGGATGCAGATCTACCTCCGGAGCGATCAGCTCGGTGACTGCTATGGGCTGCTCGAGCGGCTGGACCTGGACGACCATGTCGGAGTGAGCGGCCATCTGTTCCGCACCAAAAAGGGCGAGATCACCGTCCGCGCCGCCACGCTTACCCTGCTGGCCAAGTCGCTCCGTCCACTCCCGAGGGGGAAGACCCAGGTGGGGCCCGAGGGCGCTGTCACCTTTGGAGCCCTGCAGGACCCCGAGGTGCGCTACCGCCAGCGATACGCCGACCTGGCGGTGCACCCGGAGGTCCGCGCCGTCTTCATCCAGCGGGCTGAGGCCATCCGCTTCCTCCGGCGGTTGCTCGACGAGCGGGGATTTCTCGAGGTGGAGACCCCAATCCTGCAGCCCCTGTACGGTGGGGCGGCTGCGCGGCCCTTCATGACCCGGCACAACGCGCTCGACATGCCGCTCTATCTCCGGATTGCCGACGAGCTGTACCTCAAGCGGCTGCTGGTGGGCGGACTGGAGCGGGTGTACGAGATCGGGCACGACTTCCGCAATGAGGGTATGGACCGGACCCACAATCCCGAGTTCACGATGTTGGAGGCCTACCAGGCCTACGCCGACTACACCGACATGATGGAGCTCACCGAGGCCATGGTGGCGGGCGCGGTCGAGCACTGCACCGGGACCCGGGTGCTGGAGCGCTGGGGCACCACGCTGGACTTCAGCCGTCCGTTCGCCCGGGTACAGTTCATCGACGCAGTCCGGGAGCGCTGCGGGTTGGATCTCCGCACCGCCGGCGAGGAGGAGATGCGGAGCGTGCTGCTCCGGGCAGGTGCCGAGCCCGACGCCGTGGCCCTCTTGTCCGGGGGACGCCTGCAGGACGAGGTCTTCAAGACCGTGGCCGAGCCGTATCTGGTCCAGCCCACTTTCGTGATGGACTACCCCAAAGCGCTCTCGCCGCTGGCCAAGGAGCACCGCCGGGACCCATCGCTCACCGAGCGCTTCGAGCTGTTCGTGAACGGCCGGGAGCTGGCCAATGCCTTCAGCGAGCTCAACGATCCGGACGACCAGCGGCGCCGCTTCGAGGAGCAAGGCCGGCAACGCACCGCCGGCGACGAGGAGGCTCACAGCTTCGATGCCGACTACATCCGCGCCCTGGAGTACGGCATGCCGCCTGCTGGCGGCGTCGGCCTGGGCGTCGACCGGCTGATGATGACCATCGCCGGCCAGGCCTCGATCCGCGACGTCATTCTGTTCCCCGCGATGCGGCCGGAGGGCTAAATGGCGGCGTCGGCGGCGGGCGAGCGGGCGGATCTCCGGGCCATCTTCCGTTGGCCGTCCCGGCTGGAGTGGCGAATCGCGCAACGCTACCTGAGGAGCCGGCGCAGCTCCCGGGTGGCGTCACTCAACACCATCATCTCCACCGGCGGGGTGGCCGTCGGCGTCATGGCGCTGATCGTCGTGCTGGGGGTCATGAACGGGCTGCGCGACGATCTGCGCGAGCGCATTCTGGTGGCCAACCCGCACCTCCGCGTGCTCACCTTCGGCGCCGGACTCCGGCTGGATGACTGGCGTCGCGTCCTGCTGCAGGTACGGAAACAGCCGGGGGTGGTGGCCGCCGCGCCCGAGGTCATCAGTCAGGCGGGCATCACGGCGGGCCAGGACTACGGCGAAGGCGTGAACCTGGTCGGATTCGACCCGGACACCGGGACTCGATCGGTCACCTCCTTGCCGCAGTCGATCGTCAAGGGAGACCTGTCGTTTCGTGCGACCAAGCCGGGAACCGACGGCGGGATCCTGCTGGGCAGCCGGTTGGCGGCCCGGCTGTCGGTGTACCCAGGCGACGTCGTGACCCTGGTCCCCGTCACCCAGGCCAAGGTCAACCCCGCCATCGGCATGGCAGTGCCGCGATTCTGGAAGTTCGAGGTCAGTGGGCTGTTCCAGACCGGAATGTTTCAGTACGACAACCAGTTCGTGGTGATCTCGAGAGAGGTTGCCCAGCGCTTCACCGGGCTGGGGGACGCGGTCTCGGGCATCGCGGTGCGGGTGGTGGATCCCGATCGCGCCCCCGAGATCGGCGCGGCGATCGAGAAGCGCCTCGGCTACCCGTATCGGGTGCTCGATTGGCAGACCCAGAATGTCAGCCTGTTCAGCGCCCTCCAGCTCGAGAAGCTGGCCATGGGACTGATTATCTTCTTCATCATGGTGGTGGCGGCGTTCAACATCGTCGGCACCCTGATCATGGTGGTGGCCGATAAGACGCGGGAGATCGGCATCCTCCGCGCTATGGGGCTCACCTCGCCGGCCGTGGCCCGCGTCTTCCTGCTGCAGGGCGCCGTCATCGGTGTGATCGGTACAGCGATCGGTCTGGTGGTAGGCCTGACGGTTTCATACGTGGTGGACAAGTCGGGATGGGTCCGGATCAATCCAGCCGTGTACTTCATCGATCACCTGCCGGTTCACGTCGAGGCGACGGACGCGCTGATCGTGGTGGTCGCGAGCCTGGCGATCGCGCTGCTCGCGACCGTGTATCCCTCGCGCTCCGCGGCCGGCCTCACGCCGGTCGATGCGATCCGGCACGAATGAGCGCGATCCTCGAGGCCACGGACTTGAGAAAGGTCTACCAGGGTGGAGACGGCACTCCCATCCAGGTGCTGACCGGCGTCGACCTGGCGGTGAGCCGGGGCGAGTTCGTCGCCATCGTGGGGGCTAGCGGATCGGGGAAGAGCACGCTGCTGCACCTGCTCGGTGCCCTGGACGTGCCCACGGGTGGCAGCGTGCGGCTCGACGGCCAGGTCTACGCGGAGCAGAGTCCGGCCCAGCTCGCGGCCATTCGGAACCGGAAAGTGGGATTCGTGTTCCAGTTCCATCACCTGTTGCGGGAGTTCACGGCGCTGGAGAACGTGATGATGCCGCTCCTGATCGCGGGCGAGGACGAGAGTCGCGCGCGCTCCCGGGCGGAGGAGCTGCTGGCGGCAGTCGGCCTGGCCGGGAGAATGTCGCACCGGCCTTCGGCGCTCTCCGGCGGGGAGCAGCAGCGCGCGGCCGTGGCCCGGGCGCTGGCCGCCGATCCGCTGGTGGTGCTCGCCGACGAGCCGTCCGGCAACCTGGACTACGGCAACAGCGAGCGGCTGCACGAGCTCTTCGCCCGGCTCTCCCGGGAATTCGAAACCGCCCTCGTGGTGGTCACCCACAACCGCCTGCTGGCCGGCCGGGCCGACCGGGTGCTGTCGCTCGAGGGTGGCCGGCTGGTGCCGCTCTCCGGCGTGGAGTCGATGCCCTGATGTCCTGCGACCAATGCCGCGAGCGCGAGGCGGTGATCCACCTGACCCAGATCGTGAACGAGCAGGTGACGACGCTGCACCTCTGCGAGCGGTGTGCGGCGGAGAAGGGCGTGGACAGCCCCGGGGCCGTGGCCAAGACGCCGCTGGGAAGCTTCCTCGCGGCCATGGGCAAGGAGCTTCCGGAGCAGTCCCCCGCGCCCCGCTCCAGCGACACCTGCGCGACCTGCGGCGGCTCGCTGCAGGACTTCCGGGAGAGCGGCCGGCTCGGCTGCCCCGACTGCTACCGCTCGTTCGAGGTGCCGCTGCGCGACCTGCTCCGGCGGCTGCACGGGTCCACCCACCACATGGGGGAGCGCTACGCCGAGCGGGGTGAGGTCAGGTCCAACGGCCGGGAGAAGGCGGCCGAGCTCAGGGAACAGCTGCGGGTGGCGGTGGAAAGCGAGAACTTCGAGCTCGCCGCCGAGCTGCGGGATCGTCTGAGGGTGATGGAATGATCGATCTGAGCCTCTTGACCGACGGTGGCGTGGGCTGGCTCGATGCCAGCGGCCCCTCCAGCCATCTGGTGCTGTCGACCCGGATCCGTCTCGCCCGGAATCTCACCGGCCACATTTTTCAGGTCCGGAACTCGGAGACCGAGCGGGAGGAGATCCTCGATTCCGTCGAGCGGGCGGCCAGGGAAACCGTGGCGCTTCGGGGGGCCACCAAGTTCCGGCTCGACCGGATGGACCGGATCGACCGCCAGCTGCTGCACGAGCGGCATCTGGTGAGCAAGGAGCTGGCGGGCCTCGACGCCGAGGGGCGCGCCCGGTCCGGCGCGTCCGTGCTGGTCCAGGACCGGCTCGGCGTGATGCTGAACGAGGAGGATCACCTGCGCCTCCAGGGGCTCCACTCCGGCTTCGCGCTGGAGCAGACCTACGCCGAAGTCGACCGGCTCGACGCCGAACTGGGACAACGACTTGCATTCGCATTTCATGCGGAATTCGGTTATCTTACCTCGTGTCCGACCAACGTCGGGACGGGCCTCCGGGCCTCGGTGCTGATCCACCTGCCCGGGCTGGTGCTCACCAAGGAAATCTCAAAGGTGTTGCAGGGACTCGCGCAGGTCGGGCTGACCTTCCGCGGTCTCTATGGCGAGGGGAGCGAAGTCGTCGGCAACTTTTTTCAGTTGTCGAATCAGACGACGCTCGGTAGCTCGGAGCACGAGCTGCTGGACCACCTCGGCAAGATGGTCCGTCAGGTCATGGACTACGAGGAGCAGGCTCGCCAGGTGCTGTTGCGCGACGCGCCGGCCATCATCGAAGACAAGGTCTGGCGGGCCTACGGACTCCTCCGCTACGCGCGGTCGCTATCGTTCGAGGAGGCGATGAACTTGCTGAGTGGCGTACGGCTCGGCGTGGGGGTGAAGCTGATCCCCGACGTCGGGATGTACACGCTCAACAAGCTCCTGATCTATACCCAGCCGGCGCACCTCGCCGTGGCCGAAGGGGTGGCGCCGGATGAATCGGACCTGCCGGTCCGGCGGGCACGGTTCGTGCGAAAAGTGTTGGAATCCGAAGTAGGGCGCCGTGGATGAGCCGCGACGACGGCCTTCGGAGCAACGTAGGGTACCGCGATGAACGGCTACAATTTTACTGATCGTGTCCGCAAGGTCCTGCAGATGGCCCGCGAAGAGGCGGCCCGGCTGCATCACGAATACGTCGGCACCGAGCACATTCTCCTCGGCCTGATCCGCGAAGGCGAGGGCGTGGCGGCGGCTGTCCTCACCAACCTGAACGTCGACCTCGAGGATATTCAGCAGAAGATCGAGGAGACGGTCAAGAAGGGAAAAGCGGCGGCCGCTGCCGGTCCCGACCTTCCGTACACCTCCCGGGCCAAGAAGGTGCTCGAACTCGCCATGACCGAGGCGCGCGAGCTGAACCACTCCTACGTCGGCACCGAGCACCTGCTGCTCGGGCTCTTGCGCGAGGAGAAGGGAATCGCCGCCCAGGTCCTCACCGATGCCGGCGTCAATCTCGAGCAGTCCCGCGCCGAAACGCTGCGGCTCCTGGGGAGTGACATGCCCCAGACCTCGGCCAGCGGCAGCTCGTCCGGACAGCCCGCCTCCGCGCCCAAGTCGGAGAAGAAGTCCAAGACCCCGGCGCTCGATCATTTCTGCCGCGATCTCACTCAGCTCGCCGCCGAGGGCCAGCTCGACCCGACCATCGGCCGGGCCAAGGAAATCGAGCGGGTGATGGAGATCCTGGCGCGCCGGAAGAAGAACAATCCGGTGCTCATCGGCGAGCCTGGCGTCGGCAAGACGGCCATCGTCGAAGGACTCGCGCTTCTCATCGCCAACGGGCTCTGCCCCGACGTGCTGCGCGATCACCGGGTGCTCTCGCTCGACATGGCCGCGGTCATCGCGGGCACCAAGTACCGGGGTCAGTTCGAGGAGCGACTCAAGGCGGTCATGAACGAGATCGCCCAGAACAAGCAGATCATCCTGTTCATCGATGAGCTGCACACCCTGGTGGGCGCCGGCGCCGCCGAAGGCGCCATCGACGCGTCCAACATGCTCAAGCCCGCGCTCGCGCGGGGCGAGCTGCAGTGCGTCGGGGCCTCCACGCTCAACGAGTACCGGAAGTACATCGAGAAGGACGGCGCGTTGGAGCGGCGCTTCCAGACCGTCGTGGTGGAGCCACCCACGGTGGAGGAGACCGTCGAGATCCTCAAGGGCTTGAGGAAGAAGTACGAGGATCACCACCGGATCAGCATTCCCGACGGCACCCTCGAGGCCGCCGCCGAGCTGTCGGAGCGCTACATCACCGACCGCTTCCTGCCGGACAAGGCGATCGACGTCATCGACGAGGCCGGCGCGCGCGCCCGGCTGGCGTCTCAGGTGCCGCCGGCCGAGGTGGCCGAGCTCAAGGCCGCCCTGGAGAAAGTCAACCTCCAGAAGGAGGATGCGGTTCGCGACCAGAACTTCGAGCGCGCCGCGTCGCTGCGTGATCAGGAGCGGGACCTGCAGAACCAGATCCGCCTCAAGAACGAGGAGTGGGAACGTGAGCGGCAGACCCGCCGCCCGCTGATCGACGAGGAGGCCATCGCTTTCATCGTCTCGCGCTGGACCGGGATTCCGGTCACCCGCCTGCAGGAGGCGGAGGCCTCCAGGCTGATGCGGATGGAAGACGAGATTCACGGGTCCGTGGTGGGGCAGGACGAGGCCATCAAGGCCGTCTCCCGCGCCATCCGCCGGTCCCGCGCCGGGCTCAAGGACCCCAACCGGCCGATCGGCTCGTTCATCTTCTCCGGCCCCACCGGGGTCGGCAAGACCGAGCTGGCCCGCGCGCTGGCCAAGTTCCTGTTCGCCGACGCCCAGGCCCTCATCCGGGTGGACATGTCGGAGTACATGGAGAAGTTCTCCGTCTCCCGGCTGATCGGCGCCCCTCCGGGTTATGTGGGCTACGAGGATTCGGGCACTCTGACCAAGGCTGTGCGGCGGAAGCCCTACTCCGTCGTCCTTCTGGACGAGATCGAGAAGGCGCACCCGGATGTGTTCAACATCCTGCTCCAGGTGCTGGATGAGGGCCACCTCACGGACAACTACGGGCGGATGATCGACTTCAAGAACACGGTCGTGATCATGACCTCCAACGTGGGGGCCCGGGACATCATGCAGGGCAAGACTCTCGGTTTCCACGGCGGGGATGTGAAGGGCAACTTCGAGAAGATGCAGGAGACGGTGAAAGAGGAGATGAACAAGGTCTTCAACCCGGAGTTCTTGAACCGGTTGGACGACGTCATCGTCTTTCACCCGCTGGACAAGGACCACATCGCGCAGATCGTCACCATCCTGCTCCGCGAGGTGCAGCGGCGGCTGGGCGACGAGGTCAAGCTCACGCCCGCAGCGGTCGACTTCCTGGTCGAGAAGGGCTACGACCAGAACTTCGGCGCCCGGCCTCTCAAGCGCTCCATTCAGCGCTACATCGAGGATCCCCTCAGCGAGAAGATCCTGATGGGAGACTTCGGCCGGGGCGACGAGATCGAGGTGGATGTGGCGCCCGACGGCGAGCGGTTGGCCTTCCGGGCGCTGACCGGCACCCGGGCCTAGGGCGCCACGCCGGGCTCCTTCGGGGGCCCGGCGTGCTCACCCCCCACCCACTCGTGATGCACCGCTTCCCTCTCATCTTCGCCGCCGTCGCCTCCGTCCTGGGAGCGCCGGCGGCGCTTCGCGCACAGGAGGAGACCCCGCCCGCGGTCGACAGCATCGCGGTCGAGGGAAACGTGCGCTTGAGCGCCGCCCAGATCGTCGGCACCTCCGGCATCATCGTTCACCAACCCACCAACTACCGCGACATTCAGCGGGCCATCACGGCCCTCTTTCGGACCGGGCAGTTCGATGACGTTCTGGTGGAGCAGCGCGCGGCCGGTGATCGGCTGGTGCTTGCCATCAAGGTCAAAGAGCGTCCCGTGCTGGAGAGGTGGGCAGTTCGCGGCGTGCGCAAACTCCCGGAGAACGAGGTCAAGGGGCGGGTCAAGCTCACCGAGAAGCGGCCGGTCGACCGCAATGCGGTGGAGCAGTCCCGGGCCGCCATCGACTCGCTGTACAAGCACGACGGCTACTACGCGGCGGAGGTGAAGGCGCTGGAGCTGGCGCAGGCCGGCGGAGCCGTGCGGATCGTCTTCGACGTGAACGAGGGCGAGCGGGTGGCGATCAGCCAGGTCGAGGTCGACGGCAACAAGCGCTTCGGCGACAAGGCCGTGGTCAAGCACATGGCCACCAAGCCGGAAGGGTTCTGGTGGTTCCAGAAGGGAGAGTACGACGAGCGGAAGGTGGATCAGGACGTGCGCGAGCGGCTCCCGCGCTGGTACGCCGACCAGGGATTCGTCGACTTCCAGGTGACCCACGACTCCCTGGTGGCGGACTCGGCGGGCGGCAAGGCCGTGCTCAAGCTCAGCGTGGACGAGGGGCAGGCGTATCACGTCGGCACCTTCGACATCGAGGGCAACCGCCGGTTCTCCTCGGAGGAGCTGCAGGCATTCTATCCCTTCGGGCCCATAGGACTCAGCGGCGCTCCGGTGGGAGGGCCTCGGCCGTTCAGCCGCTCGGAATGGGAGGACGCCACCCAGAAGGTGGCGACCGCCTATGCCAACAACGGCTACATCTACGCCCATGTCGAACCGGTGGAGACCAAGCGCACCGGGCCCGACGGAACCCCCATCATCGACTTGCGCTGGAGTATTCGGGAAGGATCGCCCGCCACGATCAACAAGGTGGAGATCGTGGGCAACGACGTGACCCACGAGCGGGTCATCCGGGAGGCGATCGTGATGCTCCCTGGCGATCTCTTCAGCCAGGAGCGCCTGATCCGGTCCTACCAGAACATCTCCAACCTGGGATTCTTCCAGCAGCCGCTGCCCAATCCCGACGTCAAGCCGTCCGCCAACGGCGTCGATGTGGACATCGTCTTCCGGGTCGAGGAGCGCCGGACCGGCAACATCAATTTCGGCGCATCGCTGGGGCAGGGCACCGGAGTCGGAGGGTTCCTCGGACTGGAGGAGCCGAACCTGTTCGGCCGCGGCAAGCGCGGCAAGCTCCAGTGGCAGTTCGGCAAGAACATCAACGACTTCACCCTGAGCTATACCGATCCGGCCATCCGGGAGAGTCGAATCTCCGGCACGGTCTCGCTGTTCGATTCCCGCGCCCGGTTCACCGTGGGTGACCTCGGACGCCGGAAGCAGACCGGGGGCAGCCTGCAGCTCGGGTTCCCCTTCTTCGGCTCCCGCTACACCCGGCTGTTCACCTCGTACTCCTACCAGCGGGTGCGATACACCGAGGGATCGGCCGACCTGCGGGCCCGCTTCAGTTGCAGCGCCTGCAGCCGCTCCACCATCGGCAGCAGCATCCTGCGCGACACCCGGGTCGGCCTGCCGTTCGCGACCGGCGGCTCACTGGCGAACGTCAGCGGCGAGCTCAACGGCGGCTTTCTGGGCGGCACCGGCGACTACCGGAAGGTGGACCTCGAGGGCAAGTGGTATGCACCCCTTGGCACCCTGGGCGGGGGCGGGCAACTCGGCGCCGGGGTACAGTTCGTGCTTGGGCTCAGCATGAAGTCGGGATTCATCTTTGGCGACGCGGGCCCGTTCTTCACCGAGCTCTATTCGCTGGGCGGCGTGCAGTACGGCATCCCGCTCCGCGGCTACGATGAGTTCTCCATCACCCCCAACGGGTTCGACCCCGGGGCCAGCGGCAACCAGGCGAGCGCGGACGCGTTCGGCAAGTCGTTCGCGGCCTTCACGGTCGAAGCCGGCGCCCGGGTCAGCCAGTCGCTCTATGTGGACGCCTTCTTCGATGCCGGCAACGTCTATCGTGAGGCCCGGCAGTGGGACCCCACCCGGCTCTTCCGGGGCGCGGGATTCGGGGCGGCCGTGGTGTCGCCTCTGGGGCCCATCGGCATCGACCTGGGCTATGGATTCGACAAGGTGGATTCGCAGGGCCGACCGGCGCCGGGCTGGCAACTGCATTTCAAGCTGGGCAACTTCTACTAGAGTCGTACGCACCTTTCATCGGGAGCACAGCATGAAGCTGACCGTCGTGGGAAACTGGGCTTGTCTGGTCACCGTCCTCTGCCTTGCGGCGCCGCTGGCCGCACAGCAGGGAGGGGGGGCGAAGCTCGCCTACGTCAACACGCAGGCCATCCTCAAGCAGACCCCGGGCTACGCCCAGGCCGAGTCGACGTTCACCAAGGAGCTCGCGACTTACCGGAGCGAAGTGCAGAAGCTGCAGGCGACGCTGGATTCATCCGCCTCCGACTTCGAGCAGCAGTCGGTGTTGCTGAGCCCGACGCAGCGCACCGCCAAGCGGAAGGACCTCGAGGGGCAACAGCAGAAGCTGGAGCAGCGCACCCAGGAGCTCCAGCAGAAGGCCGGCACCCGGGAGCGCGAGCTGCTCGATCCGATCCAGGGCAAGGTGAACAGCGTCATCGAGGGCATCCGCGCCGCCGGCAACTACGCGATCATCTTCGATGTGAGCTCGCCCAACAGCGGCATCGTGACCGCCGACAAGTCGCTCGATCTCACCCAGCGCGTCATTCAGCAGCTCAAAGCGGGCAGTTGAACGC
This is a stretch of genomic DNA from Gemmatimonadales bacterium. It encodes these proteins:
- a CDS encoding OmpH family outer membrane protein encodes the protein MKLTVVGNWACLVTVLCLAAPLAAQQGGGAKLAYVNTQAILKQTPGYAQAESTFTKELATYRSEVQKLQATLDSSASDFEQQSVLLSPTQRTAKRKDLEGQQQKLEQRTQELQQKAGTRERELLDPIQGKVNSVIEGIRAAGNYAIIFDVSSPNSGIVTADKSLDLTQRVIQQLKAGS
- the bamA gene encoding outer membrane protein assembly factor BamA, whose product is MHRFPLIFAAVASVLGAPAALRAQEETPPAVDSIAVEGNVRLSAAQIVGTSGIIVHQPTNYRDIQRAITALFRTGQFDDVLVEQRAAGDRLVLAIKVKERPVLERWAVRGVRKLPENEVKGRVKLTEKRPVDRNAVEQSRAAIDSLYKHDGYYAAEVKALELAQAGGAVRIVFDVNEGERVAISQVEVDGNKRFGDKAVVKHMATKPEGFWWFQKGEYDERKVDQDVRERLPRWYADQGFVDFQVTHDSLVADSAGGKAVLKLSVDEGQAYHVGTFDIEGNRRFSSEELQAFYPFGPIGLSGAPVGGPRPFSRSEWEDATQKVATAYANNGYIYAHVEPVETKRTGPDGTPIIDLRWSIREGSPATINKVEIVGNDVTHERVIREAIVMLPGDLFSQERLIRSYQNISNLGFFQQPLPNPDVKPSANGVDVDIVFRVEERRTGNINFGASLGQGTGVGGFLGLEEPNLFGRGKRGKLQWQFGKNINDFTLSYTDPAIRESRISGTVSLFDSRARFTVGDLGRRKQTGGSLQLGFPFFGSRYTRLFTSYSYQRVRYTEGSADLRARFSCSACSRSTIGSSILRDTRVGLPFATGGSLANVSGELNGGFLGGTGDYRKVDLEGKWYAPLGTLGGGGQLGAGVQFVLGLSMKSGFIFGDAGPFFTELYSLGGVQYGIPLRGYDEFSITPNGFDPGASGNQASADAFGKSFAAFTVEAGARVSQSLYVDAFFDAGNVYREARQWDPTRLFRGAGFGAAVVSPLGPIGIDLGYGFDKVDSQGRPAPGWQLHFKLGNFY
- a CDS encoding ATP-dependent Clp protease ATP-binding subunit yields the protein MNGYNFTDRVRKVLQMAREEAARLHHEYVGTEHILLGLIREGEGVAAAVLTNLNVDLEDIQQKIEETVKKGKAAAAAGPDLPYTSRAKKVLELAMTEARELNHSYVGTEHLLLGLLREEKGIAAQVLTDAGVNLEQSRAETLRLLGSDMPQTSASGSSSGQPASAPKSEKKSKTPALDHFCRDLTQLAAEGQLDPTIGRAKEIERVMEILARRKKNNPVLIGEPGVGKTAIVEGLALLIANGLCPDVLRDHRVLSLDMAAVIAGTKYRGQFEERLKAVMNEIAQNKQIILFIDELHTLVGAGAAEGAIDASNMLKPALARGELQCVGASTLNEYRKYIEKDGALERRFQTVVVEPPTVEETVEILKGLRKKYEDHHRISIPDGTLEAAAELSERYITDRFLPDKAIDVIDEAGARARLASQVPPAEVAELKAALEKVNLQKEDAVRDQNFERAASLRDQERDLQNQIRLKNEEWERERQTRRPLIDEEAIAFIVSRWTGIPVTRLQEAEASRLMRMEDEIHGSVVGQDEAIKAVSRAIRRSRAGLKDPNRPIGSFIFSGPTGVGKTELARALAKFLFADAQALIRVDMSEYMEKFSVSRLIGAPPGYVGYEDSGTLTKAVRRKPYSVVLLDEIEKAHPDVFNILLQVLDEGHLTDNYGRMIDFKNTVVIMTSNVGARDIMQGKTLGFHGGDVKGNFEKMQETVKEEMNKVFNPEFLNRLDDVIVFHPLDKDHIAQIVTILLREVQRRLGDEVKLTPAAVDFLVEKGYDQNFGARPLKRSIQRYIEDPLSEKILMGDFGRGDEIEVDVAPDGERLAFRALTGTRA
- a CDS encoding protein arginine kinase translates to MIDLSLLTDGGVGWLDASGPSSHLVLSTRIRLARNLTGHIFQVRNSETEREEILDSVERAARETVALRGATKFRLDRMDRIDRQLLHERHLVSKELAGLDAEGRARSGASVLVQDRLGVMLNEEDHLRLQGLHSGFALEQTYAEVDRLDAELGQRLAFAFHAEFGYLTSCPTNVGTGLRASVLIHLPGLVLTKEISKVLQGLAQVGLTFRGLYGEGSEVVGNFFQLSNQTTLGSSEHELLDHLGKMVRQVMDYEEQARQVLLRDAPAIIEDKVWRAYGLLRYARSLSFEEAMNLLSGVRLGVGVKLIPDVGMYTLNKLLIYTQPAHLAVAEGVAPDESDLPVRRARFVRKVLESEVGRRG